A single window of Helicobacter pylori NCTC 11637 = CCUG 17874 = ATCC 43504 = JCM 12093 DNA harbors:
- a CDS encoding PDC sensor domain-containing protein → MLSRDIVQYSKIRTELYAYLTYLFSHNIRNHLPEITLDYLNKQIRKMHAEIKMAKNFFVLDAKGMLILKPSQLKEQGHKEGILEHDLTEGIELESHASFSDKYYFYQAVSEKRCILTDPYPSKKGNHLVVSASYPVYDQNNDLAFVVCLQIPLRVAIEISSPSKYFRTFSEGSMVMYFMISIMLTLVSLLLFVKCISSFWTAIVNFSSFDIKEVFHPIVLLTLALATFDLVKAIFEEEVLGKNSGDNHHAIHRTMIRFLGSIIIALAIEALMLVFKFSVSEPDKITYAVYLAVGVAVLLISLAIYVKFAYSVLPKRER, encoded by the coding sequence ATGTTAAGTAGAGACATTGTCCAATATTCCAAGATCCGCACCGAGCTATACGCTTATCTTACCTATTTGTTTTCGCACAATATCCGCAACCACCTCCCTGAAATCACTTTGGATTATTTAAACAAACAGATCAGAAAAATGCATGCTGAAATCAAAATGGCAAAAAATTTTTTTGTGTTAGACGCTAAAGGCATGCTAATTCTTAAGCCAAGCCAGCTTAAAGAACAGGGGCATAAGGAGGGGATATTAGAGCATGATTTAACAGAAGGGATTGAATTAGAATCGCATGCCAGTTTTAGCGATAAATATTATTTTTATCAAGCCGTGAGTGAAAAGCGTTGTATTTTAACCGATCCTTACCCTTCTAAAAAAGGAAACCATTTGGTAGTGAGCGCGTCTTACCCGGTGTATGATCAAAATAACGATCTGGCGTTTGTGGTGTGCTTGCAAATCCCTTTGAGGGTGGCGATTGAAATCAGCTCACCTTCAAAGTATTTCAGAACCTTTAGCGAAGGGAGCATGGTCATGTATTTTATGATTTCTATCATGCTCACTTTAGTGTCGTTGCTTTTATTTGTGAAATGCATTTCTAGCTTTTGGACAGCGATTGTCAATTTTAGCAGTTTTGACATTAAAGAAGTGTTCCACCCCATTGTGCTTTTAACCCTAGCCTTAGCCACCTTTGATCTGGTCAAGGCGATTTTTGAAGAGGAAGTTTTGGGTAAAAATAGCGGGGACAACCACCATGCGATCCACCGCACGATGATTAGGTTTTTAGGCTCTATCATTATCGCATTAGCCATTGAAGCGTTAATGTTAGTGTTTAAATTCAGCGTGAGCGAACCGGATAAAATCACTTATGCGGTGTATTTGGCTGTCGGTGTGGCGGTGCTTTTGATCAGTTTAGCGATTTATGTCAAATTCGCCTATAGCGTGTTGCCCAAACGAGAACGCTAA
- the recA gene encoding recombinase RecA, translating to MAIDEDKQKAISLAIKQIDKVFGKGALVRLGDKQVEKIDAISTGSLGLDLALGIGGVPKGRIIEIYGPESSGKTTLSLHIIAECQKNGGVCAFIDAEHALDVHYAKRLGVDTENLLVSQPDTGEQALEILETITRSGGIDLVVVDSVAALTPKAEIDGDMGDQHVGLQARLMSHALRKITGVLHKMNTTLIFINQIRMKIGMMGYGSPETTTGGNALKFYASVRIDIRRIAALKQNEQHIGNRAKAKVVKNKVAPPFREAEFDIMFGEGISKEGEIIDYGVKLDIVDKSGAWLSYQDKKLGQGRENAKALLKEDKALADEITLKIKESIGSNEEIMPLPDEPLEEME from the coding sequence ATGGCAATAGATGAAGACAAACAAAAAGCGATTTCTTTAGCGATCAAACAAATTGATAAGGTTTTTGGTAAGGGGGCGTTGGTGCGCCTTGGGGATAAGCAAGTAGAAAAGATTGACGCTATTTCTACAGGCTCGTTAGGGTTGGATCTGGCTTTAGGGATTGGGGGCGTTCCAAAGGGCAGGATCATTGAAATTTATGGGCCAGAGTCAAGCGGGAAGACCACTTTAAGCTTGCATATTATTGCAGAATGCCAAAAAAATGGCGGCGTGTGCGCGTTCATTGACGCTGAGCATGCCCTAGATGTGCATTACGCTAAGAGACTAGGCGTGGATACGGAAAACTTACTCGTTTCCCAACCTGATACAGGCGAGCAAGCTTTAGAGATTTTAGAAACGATCACAAGAAGCGGAGGGATTGATTTAGTGGTGGTGGATTCGGTGGCGGCTCTTACGCCTAAAGCGGAGATTGATGGGGATATGGGCGATCAGCATGTGGGCTTGCAAGCAAGGCTTATGAGCCATGCGTTAAGAAAAATCACCGGTGTCTTGCACAAGATGAACACTACTCTTATTTTTATCAATCAAATCAGAATGAAGATTGGCATGATGGGTTATGGGAGTCCAGAGACCACAACCGGAGGTAACGCTTTAAAATTCTATGCGAGCGTTAGGATTGATATTAGAAGAATCGCGGCTTTAAAGCAAAACGAACAGCATATTGGCAACAGGGCTAAAGCCAAAGTGGTTAAAAATAAAGTCGCTCCACCCTTTAGAGAAGCGGAATTTGACATCATGTTTGGGGAGGGGATTTCTAAAGAGGGCGAAATCATTGATTATGGCGTGAAATTAGACATTGTGGATAAGAGTGGGGCATGGCTTAGCTACCAGGATAAAAAGCTAGGGCAAGGCCGAGAAAACGCTAAAGCCTTACTGAAAGAAGACAAAGCCCTAGCGGATGAAATCACTCTTAAGATTAAAGAGAGTATTGGCTCTAATGAAGAGATCATGCCCTTACCCGATGAGCCTTTAGAAGAAATGGAATAA
- a CDS encoding shikimate kinase — protein MQHLVLIGFMGSGKSSLAQELGLALKLEVLDTDMIISERVGLSVRGIFEELGEDNFRMFEKNLIDELKTLKTPHVISTGGGIVMHDNFKGLGTTFYLKIDFETLIKRLNQKEREKRPLLNDLIQAKELFEKRQALYEKNASFIIDARGGLNNSLKQVLQFIA, from the coding sequence ATGCAGCATTTAGTCTTAATCGGTTTTATGGGGAGCGGTAAAAGCTCTTTAGCGCAAGAATTGGGGCTGGCTTTGAAATTAGAAGTGTTGGATACGGATATGATCATTAGCGAGAGGGTGGGCTTGAGCGTGAGAGGGATTTTTGAAGAGCTTGGCGAAGACAATTTCAGGATGTTTGAAAAAAATTTGATTGATGAATTAAAAACGCTCAAAACCCCCCATGTTATTTCTACCGGTGGGGGCATTGTGATGCATGATAACTTTAAGGGTTTAGGCACAACTTTTTATCTCAAGATTGATTTTGAGACCTTGATTAAGCGCTTGAATCAAAAAGAAAGGGAAAAACGCCCCCTTTTGAATGATCTCATTCAAGCCAAAGAGCTTTTTGAAAAACGCCAAGCTCTCTATGAAAAAAACGCCTCCTTTATCATTGATGCAAGAGGTGGTTTAAATAATTCTTTAAAACAAGTGCTACAATTCATCGCATAA
- the ccoP gene encoding cytochrome-c oxidase, cbb3-type subunit III, which translates to MDFLNDHINVFGLIAALVILVLTIYESSSLIKEMRDSKSQGELVENGHLFDGIGEFANNVPVGWIASFMCTIVWAFWYFFFGYPLNSFSQIGQYNEEVKAHNQKFEAKWKHLGQKELVDMGQGIFLVHCSQCHGITAEGLHGSAQNLVRWGKEEGIMDTIKHGSKGMDYLAGEMPAMDLDEKDAKAIASYVMAEISSVKKTKNPQLIDKGKELFESMGCTGCHGNDGKGLQENQVFAADLTAYGTENFLRNILTHGKKGNIGHMPSFKYKNFSDLQVKALAEFIRSLKPLED; encoded by the coding sequence ATGGATTTTTTAAACGACCATATAAATGTTTTTGGCTTGATTGCAGCGCTTGTGATTTTAGTTTTAACCATCTATGAATCCAGTTCGCTCATTAAAGAAATGCGCGACAGCAAATCTCAAGGTGAGCTTGTAGAAAATGGGCATTTGTTTGATGGGATAGGGGAGTTTGCCAATAATGTGCCAGTAGGCTGGATCGCAAGCTTTATGTGCACGATTGTGTGGGCTTTTTGGTATTTTTTCTTTGGGTATCCGCTGAATAGCTTTTCTCAAATCGGGCAATACAATGAAGAAGTTAAAGCGCACAACCAAAAATTTGAAGCCAAATGGAAGCATTTGGGTCAAAAGGAATTAGTGGATATGGGTCAAGGCATCTTTTTAGTCCATTGTTCGCAATGCCATGGCATCACCGCTGAGGGCTTGCATGGGAGCGCTCAAAATCTGGTGCGCTGGGGTAAAGAAGAGGGCATTATGGACACCATTAAGCATGGCTCTAAAGGCATGGATTATCTCGCTGGGGAAATGCCCGCTATGGACTTGGATGAAAAAGACGCTAAAGCGATTGCGAGCTATGTGATGGCAGAAATTTCTAGCGTTAAAAAAACCAAAAACCCTCAACTCATTGATAAGGGCAAGGAGCTGTTTGAAAGCATGGGCTGCACAGGCTGTCATGGCAATGATGGTAAGGGCTTGCAAGAAAATCAAGTGTTTGCAGCCGATTTGACCGCTTACGGCACAGAGAATTTTTTAAGAAATATCTTAACGCATGGCAAAAAGGGCAATATAGGGCATATGCCATCATTTAAATATAAAAACTTTAGCGATTTGCAAGTTAAAGCGTTAGCTGAATTTATCCGATCGCTAAAACCCTTAGAAGATTAA
- the eno gene encoding phosphopyruvate hydratase, whose translation MLTIKDIHALEVMDSRGNPTIQASVILSDNTKASAIVPSGASTGKREALELRDNDKTRFLGKGVLRACENVNSVIKHHLIGLEAINQAFVDERLRALDGTPNYANLGANAVLGVSMALARASAKALNLPLYRYLGGANALTLPVPMLNIINGGTHANNSIDFQEYMIMPLGFESFKEALRASAEVYHTLKKLLDGKNQLTSVGDEGGFAPNFNNNVEPLEVISQAIEKAGYKLGEEIALALDVASSELVDEHFNYHLKGENKILDSHELVAYYKELVAKYPIVSIEDGLSEDDWEGWAFLSKELGHQIQLVGDDLFVTNASLLQKGIEKNIANAILIKPNQIGTISETLETIRLAKHHAYQCVMSHRSGESEDSFIADFAVALNTGEIKTGSTARSERIAKYNRLLEIEHELKGGIYIGKELFKHG comes from the coding sequence ATGCTAACCATTAAAGATATTCATGCTTTAGAAGTGATGGATAGTAGGGGCAATCCTACCATTCAAGCCAGCGTGATTTTGAGCGATAACACTAAGGCGAGCGCGATTGTGCCTAGTGGGGCGAGCACCGGTAAAAGAGAAGCGTTAGAATTAAGGGATAATGACAAAACCCGTTTTTTGGGTAAAGGGGTCTTAAGGGCATGCGAGAATGTCAATAGCGTGATCAAACACCATTTAATAGGGCTTGAAGCGATCAATCAGGCTTTTGTAGATGAGAGGTTAAGGGCTTTAGACGGCACGCCTAATTACGCTAATTTAGGGGCAAACGCTGTTTTGGGCGTTTCTATGGCGTTAGCAAGGGCTAGTGCGAAGGCTTTAAATCTGCCATTATACCGCTATTTAGGGGGGGCTAACGCTCTGACTTTGCCTGTGCCGATGCTCAATATCATCAACGGCGGAACGCATGCGAATAATTCCATAGACTTTCAAGAATACATGATCATGCCTTTAGGGTTTGAAAGTTTCAAAGAAGCCTTAAGAGCGAGCGCGGAAGTCTATCACACGCTTAAAAAACTTTTAGATGGAAAGAATCAGCTCACAAGCGTGGGCGATGAGGGGGGCTTTGCACCTAATTTTAACAACAATGTAGAACCCCTTGAAGTTATTTCTCAAGCCATTGAAAAAGCCGGCTATAAATTAGGCGAAGAAATAGCGCTCGCTTTAGATGTAGCGAGCAGCGAATTGGTAGATGAACATTTCAATTACCATTTAAAGGGTGAAAATAAGATTCTAGATTCGCATGAATTAGTGGCTTATTATAAAGAGTTGGTGGCAAAATACCCGATCGTGTCCATTGAAGATGGTTTGAGCGAAGACGATTGGGAGGGTTGGGCGTTTTTAAGCAAGGAATTAGGGCATCAAATCCAGTTAGTGGGCGATGATTTATTTGTAACGAACGCGAGCCTCTTGCAAAAAGGCATTGAAAAAAACATTGCGAACGCCATTTTGATCAAACCCAATCAAATCGGCACCATTAGTGAGACTTTAGAGACCATAAGATTAGCCAAACACCATGCCTATCAATGCGTGATGAGTCATAGAAGCGGGGAGAGTGAGGACAGCTTTATCGCTGATTTTGCAGTCGCATTGAATACGGGAGAGATTAAAACCGGATCCACCGCAAGGAGTGAAAGGATCGCCAAATACAACCGCCTTTTAGAGATTGAGCATGAATTAAAAGGGGGGATTTATATCGGTAAAGAGTTGTTTAAGCATGGCTAG
- a CDS encoding menaquinone biosynthesis family protein, whose product MISVAHSPDADDIFMYYAIKFGWIDCPIKNKAFHNIALDIETLNQETLKNTYDVSAISFGLYPKIANDYALLPTATSFGNGYGPKLVKKKGVKLKKDFRVALSGEHTTNALLFKIYYKHARIAYMNFLDIEKAVLEEKVHAGVLIHESILDFHNELEVEKELWDVWKELIKADDLPLPLGGMAIRRSIPLYRAILIKKALIKAVEVALKHQNLLSDMLLERSLIRVNKERLQTYLSLYANETSTRLSEIQILAIDKLFELGYQHGFYANLLKTKDCLLTDEYLKYRFS is encoded by the coding sequence TTGATTAGTGTCGCTCATAGCCCTGATGCTGATGATATTTTCATGTATTATGCGATTAAGTTTGGCTGGATAGATTGCCCCATTAAGAATAAAGCATTCCACAACATTGCCCTTGATATTGAAACCCTAAACCAAGAAACCCTAAAAAACACTTATGATGTGAGTGCAATCAGCTTTGGGCTATACCCTAAAATTGCGAACGATTACGCTTTGCTCCCCACAGCGACGAGCTTTGGGAATGGCTATGGGCCTAAATTAGTGAAAAAAAAGGGTGTGAAATTGAAAAAAGATTTTAGAGTCGCATTAAGTGGGGAGCACACCACCAACGCCCTCTTGTTTAAGATCTATTACAAACATGCGCGCATCGCTTACATGAATTTTTTAGACATTGAAAAAGCAGTTTTGGAAGAAAAAGTGCATGCGGGTGTGCTAATCCATGAGAGCATCTTGGATTTCCATAACGAGCTAGAAGTGGAAAAAGAATTGTGGGATGTTTGGAAAGAACTCATTAAAGCTGATGATTTACCCTTGCCTTTAGGAGGCATGGCGATTAGGCGCTCTATCCCCTTGTATCGCGCGATTTTGATTAAAAAGGCTTTGATTAAAGCAGTTGAAGTCGCGCTAAAACACCAAAATTTGCTCTCTGACATGCTGTTAGAGCGCTCGCTCATTCGTGTCAATAAAGAGCGCTTACAAACCTATTTAAGCTTGTATGCGAACGAAACTTCAACGCGCTTAAGCGAGATTCAAATTCTCGCCATAGACAAGCTTTTTGAATTAGGCTATCAGCATGGGTTTTACGCTAACTTGTTAAAGACTAAAGATTGCTTGCTCACTGATGAATATTTAAAATACCGCTTTTCTTAA
- a CDS encoding AMIN domain-containing protein, with the protein MLKKMIGLVVVLSVLLARDNPFEPEINSKNLQGGFNGIYDSYFKEIHVDLPTSARILKQITLTYQDIDGSIHSKVVGIDKSIDWHYPLKLSQHTLDPAAFEKRYQIQDFDFLMANNTMILRSPYKILRSFVLVNPYRIVLDTQKGSLDIYQNRDLNQKFFSQIKVGTHKDYYRITLILDGKYRYLLEEKNGAYELKLK; encoded by the coding sequence GTGTTAAAAAAGATGATAGGTTTGGTGGTGGTTTTAAGCGTTTTATTGGCTAGAGACAACCCTTTTGAGCCTGAAATCAATTCCAAGAATTTGCAAGGGGGCTTTAATGGGATCTATGATAGTTATTTTAAAGAAATCCATGTGGATTTGCCCACGAGCGCTAGGATTTTAAAACAAATCACGCTCACTTACCAGGATATTGATGGCTCTATCCATTCTAAAGTCGTGGGCATTGATAAAAGCATTGATTGGCATTACCCCTTAAAGCTCTCCCAACACACCCTTGATCCAGCCGCTTTTGAAAAACGCTACCAGATCCAAGATTTTGATTTTTTAATGGCAAACAACACGATGATTTTGCGTTCCCCCTATAAAATTTTGCGTTCTTTTGTGCTAGTCAATCCTTATAGAATCGTGTTAGACACGCAAAAAGGCTCTTTGGATATTTATCAAAATAGGGATTTAAACCAGAAGTTTTTTTCTCAAATTAAAGTCGGCACGCACAAAGATTATTACCGCATCACGCTCATTTTAGACGGGAAATACCGCTATCTTTTGGAAGAAAAAAACGGGGCGTATGAATTGAAATTGAAATAA
- a CDS encoding DUF4006 family protein: MKFLNGLAGNLLIVVILLCVAVFFTLKAIHIQKEQATNYYRYKDINALETKNTQNRANYELVNQGSKK, encoded by the coding sequence ATGAAATTTTTAAACGGATTAGCAGGGAATTTACTGATTGTGGTTATTTTATTGTGTGTGGCCGTTTTTTTTACGCTCAAAGCGATCCATATCCAAAAAGAGCAAGCCACCAATTATTACCGCTATAAGGATATTAACGCCTTAGAGACAAAAAACACCCAAAACCGGGCCAATTATGAATTAGTCAATCAAGGGAGTAAAAAATGA